One genomic segment of Desulfomicrobium sp. ZS1 includes these proteins:
- a CDS encoding MucR family transcriptional regulator, protein MEDYLKQAIEIVKAQASVRNMNEEEITSMIKALAGNIRGVADGVAPIVETEPAVDPKNAIREKSVICCECGKSFKVLTKRHLATHGLTPEQYREKYGYKKGTSLVAKSLARSRRKTMQDMKLWEKRKKAPKAE, encoded by the coding sequence ATGGAAGATTATCTCAAGCAAGCAATCGAGATCGTAAAAGCCCAAGCATCTGTACGCAACATGAACGAGGAAGAGATCACATCCATGATCAAAGCCTTGGCTGGCAACATTCGCGGAGTCGCTGACGGTGTCGCACCAATTGTCGAAACCGAACCAGCTGTCGACCCTAAAAACGCCATCAGAGAGAAAAGCGTCATTTGCTGCGAGTGTGGAAAGTCATTCAAAGTTTTGACGAAGCGGCACTTGGCGACACACGGCCTGACCCCTGAACAGTACAGGGAGAAATATGGCTACAAGAAAGGCACTTCACTCGTGGCAAAATCTCTGGCCCGGAGTCGCAGGAAGACCATGCAGGACATGAAGTTGTGGGAAAAGCGCAAGAAGGCACCCAAGGCCGAATAA
- a CDS encoding SOS response-associated peptidase, translating to MGKAQEGTQGRISYTIRPASPLLGSRPLAYSFSQSYAGGQNLRRTQAHEIVTCGRFSLPDGAAVSQILKIDRWNWHRPEPRYNVAPTTLVPLVIRADDVLLELNGARWGLIPHWWKKDAPPSLTFNALSEEAAEKPTWRHSMRKLRCLMPARGWYEWNEKEQVRSDSGRLVKQPYFISAPNAEAIAFAGLWSIRAGQDGTEVLSCALLSKAASPTIVHIHNRMPVVLKPDHFDA from the coding sequence GTGGGAAAAGCGCAAGAAGGCACCCAAGGCCGAATAAGCTACACCATCAGGCCGGCCTCCCCTCTCCTAGGAAGCCGGCCTCTTGCTTATTCATTTAGCCAATCATACGCTGGCGGTCAGAACCTTCGCCGAACCCAAGCGCACGAGATAGTTACGTGCGGACGTTTTTCCCTTCCTGACGGAGCAGCGGTTTCACAGATCCTGAAAATCGACCGCTGGAACTGGCATAGGCCGGAACCGCGTTACAATGTGGCTCCGACAACCCTTGTTCCCTTGGTCATCAGGGCCGACGATGTTCTGTTGGAACTGAACGGCGCACGTTGGGGACTCATACCCCATTGGTGGAAGAAAGATGCGCCGCCCTCCCTGACCTTCAATGCTCTGTCCGAAGAGGCGGCTGAAAAGCCGACCTGGCGCCACAGCATGCGCAAGTTGCGCTGCCTGATGCCTGCGCGTGGATGGTACGAGTGGAATGAAAAGGAACAGGTCAGGAGCGACTCGGGCCGACTGGTAAAGCAACCCTACTTCATCTCCGCACCGAACGCGGAAGCTATCGCCTTCGCCGGACTTTGGTCCATCAGGGCCGGACAGGACGGCACAGAGGTGCTTTCATGCGCATTACTCTCCAAGGCGGCATCGCCTACCATCGTTCATATCCATAACCGCATGCCTGTCGTCCTTAAACCGGACCACTTCGATGCCTAG
- a CDS encoding thermonuclease family protein has protein sequence MSCQSWMGKNAVWAALVLQLALLQAGAGWAWTGKVVGIADGDTITVLRDGHDQVKIRLYGIDAPESGQPFGKASKQNLSSMVYGQSVQIEAMDTDRYGRTVARVFVDAEDVNAAQLRSGHAWLYRQYCKDWVCGEWGGLEAEARSTRAGLWADKDPTSPWQWRREEKGLSTSWFEKFLRKAARLLF, from the coding sequence ATGAGTTGTCAGAGTTGGATGGGTAAGAACGCGGTCTGGGCCGCTCTAGTGCTTCAGCTTGCCCTGCTCCAGGCCGGCGCGGGGTGGGCTTGGACCGGGAAGGTTGTCGGAATCGCCGACGGCGACACGATCACTGTCCTGCGTGACGGGCATGACCAGGTGAAAATCCGGCTTTACGGCATAGACGCACCCGAGTCCGGTCAGCCGTTCGGCAAGGCATCGAAGCAAAATCTGTCGTCGATGGTGTATGGGCAATCGGTGCAGATCGAAGCCATGGATACGGACAGGTATGGACGCACCGTGGCGCGGGTTTTTGTGGACGCAGAGGACGTCAATGCAGCGCAGTTGCGATCCGGCCATGCCTGGCTTTACAGGCAATACTGCAAGGATTGGGTGTGTGGCGAATGGGGCGGGCTCGAAGCCGAAGCGAGGTCGACCAGGGCAGGGCTGTGGGCCGACAAGGATCCAACGTCACCCTGGCAATGGCGGCGTGAAGAAAAAGGTTTGTCGACGTCGTGGTTCGAGAAATTTCTGCGCAAAGCGGCCCGGCTGCTGTTCTGA
- a CDS encoding DUF4113 domain-containing protein, giving the protein MHTKQVGKSPRYTTCWAELSLVK; this is encoded by the coding sequence TTGCATACGAAGCAGGTGGGGAAATCACCCCGGTACACAACGTGCTGGGCCGAATTGTCGCTGGTGAAATAA
- a CDS encoding PocR ligand-binding domain-containing protein: MKALQSPSVRLNEHRDGLELSEIIDLASLQLLMDHFHRLTNMVFAILDLKGAVLVAVGWQDICTKFHRVHPETACRCKESDIILTRNIEPGKYKLYRCQNGMWDVATPLIIGGEHVGNIFMGQFLFSDEEPDREVFRKQAITYGFNVEEYLAALDRVPRLSRETLDSVMQFYSRLAIILSQLSYSNIMLSKAMSEKNELLLQLEMSKDKAELANQAKSKFLANMSHEIRTPLNGVLGMLQLIKTSEDLSEVGMYAEMGIRAGQRLTSLLGDILDLSRIEAGRMPIAYKPFTLADIFTALAETFSPLHYSKSLSLVINTSADVPTDVVGDEIRVRQILFNLVGNAMKFTEKGEVRVEVSTLQPHPSGMARLLFIVSDTGLGIPDDKVDQICAPFTQVSDDYARSHQGAGLGLAIAHKLINVMEGTLAFDSTKDEGTSVYLVLPFRVPDQSAISKTATPGPSSERVASLQLLLAEDDEICRVSAKSLLEKMGHQVVTANNGEEALEALRIRSFDCVLMDVQMDVLDGVEATRKIRNDNSGLLDTQIPIIAMTAYAMTGDRERFLEAGMNDYIAKPVYAEELKNALARVVEARGKSRMQ, translated from the coding sequence ATGAAGGCTCTTCAATCTCCCTCTGTACGACTTAATGAGCACCGCGATGGCCTTGAACTGTCAGAAATCATAGACCTCGCGTCCCTGCAGTTGCTCATGGACCATTTCCATAGACTAACCAACATGGTTTTCGCCATCTTGGACCTAAAAGGTGCCGTCCTTGTTGCTGTAGGCTGGCAAGACATATGCACAAAATTTCACAGGGTCCACCCAGAGACCGCCTGCCGCTGTAAAGAAAGTGATATAATCCTGACGCGAAACATAGAGCCTGGGAAATACAAGCTCTACCGGTGCCAGAATGGCATGTGGGACGTTGCTACACCTCTTATCATCGGAGGGGAACATGTAGGCAACATTTTCATGGGCCAGTTTTTGTTTTCAGACGAAGAGCCAGACCGAGAGGTTTTTCGTAAGCAAGCAATAACATACGGATTCAATGTTGAAGAGTATCTTGCGGCCCTTGACCGTGTCCCTCGCTTGAGCAGGGAGACGTTAGATTCTGTTATGCAATTCTATTCTCGCCTTGCAATTATTCTTTCACAACTTAGCTATAGTAATATAATGCTTTCAAAAGCTATGTCCGAAAAGAATGAACTGCTTCTTCAGCTCGAAATGAGCAAAGACAAGGCGGAGCTCGCCAATCAGGCTAAATCGAAATTTCTGGCAAACATGAGCCACGAAATCCGCACTCCTCTCAATGGCGTGCTCGGAATGCTCCAGCTCATCAAGACAAGCGAGGATCTCAGCGAGGTGGGAATGTATGCCGAGATGGGCATTCGCGCCGGTCAAAGACTGACGAGCCTGCTGGGCGACATCCTCGACCTGTCGCGCATCGAAGCTGGCCGCATGCCCATAGCATACAAGCCGTTCACCTTGGCCGACATTTTCACTGCCTTAGCCGAAACTTTCTCACCCCTGCATTACAGCAAGAGCCTTTCATTGGTGATCAATACCTCCGCAGATGTCCCCACTGACGTTGTCGGGGATGAGATTCGGGTCCGGCAGATCCTGTTCAACCTCGTGGGCAATGCCATGAAGTTCACCGAAAAGGGTGAAGTGCGGGTCGAAGTCTCGACACTCCAGCCCCATCCATCTGGCATGGCACGACTGTTGTTCATTGTGAGCGACACTGGTCTCGGTATCCCTGACGACAAGGTCGACCAGATCTGCGCCCCGTTCACGCAGGTTTCTGATGACTACGCGCGATCACATCAAGGAGCTGGCCTTGGCCTTGCCATCGCACATAAGCTTATCAACGTCATGGAGGGAACCCTGGCTTTTGATAGCACAAAAGATGAGGGAACCTCTGTCTACTTGGTGCTGCCGTTCAGAGTTCCAGACCAGTCGGCCATCTCAAAGACGGCAACGCCCGGTCCCAGTTCGGAAAGAGTTGCCTCACTGCAATTGCTCTTGGCCGAGGACGATGAGATCTGCCGTGTGAGCGCAAAATCGCTCTTGGAGAAAATGGGCCACCAGGTCGTCACGGCCAACAACGGAGAGGAAGCCTTGGAGGCGTTGCGGATACGTTCCTTCGACTGTGTGCTTATGGACGTCCAGATGGATGTCCTTGATGGCGTAGAGGCCACACGGAAGATCAGAAACGACAATTCCGGTCTTCTAGACACGCAGATCCCCATCATCGCCATGACCGCTTATGCCATGACCGGGGACCGTGAAAGATTTCTTGAAGCGGGCATGAACGACTATATCGCCAAGCCAGTTTATGCTGAAGAACTCAAGAATGCGCTGGCGCGGGTAGTTGAAGCGCGGGGAAAGAGTCGAATGCAGTAG